A single Bos mutus isolate GX-2022 chromosome 25, NWIPB_WYAK_1.1, whole genome shotgun sequence DNA region contains:
- the LOC102265004 gene encoding zinc finger protein 764 isoform X2 — MAFTMAPPPALLPAREPNGVRPQGETSEPVSFADVAVYFSPEEWGYLRPAQRALYRDVMRETYGHLGALGFRGTKPALISWVEEEAQLWGPDAGPPEMGECVTEADTGSGNQAEKGQRGGREALGKIPSVDAQLPGLTAFKPLSADFPYGWQQPPKVPRRGRPPLSAHPPVPRADRRHGCYVCGKSFAWRSTLVEHLYTHTGEKPFGCPDCGKGFSQASSLSKHRAIHRGERPHRCPDCGRAFTQRSALTTHLRVHTGEKPYRCADCGRCFSQSSALYQHQRVHSGETPFPCPDCGRAFAHASDLRRHVRTHTGEKPYPCPDCGRCFRQSSEMAAHRRTHSGERPYACPQCGRCFGQKSAMAKHQWVHRPGAGVRRGGGAGGLPVPLASAPGDLDPPVGFQHYPEIFQECG, encoded by the exons ATGGCATTTACGATGGCGCCGCCCCCGGCCCTGCTCCCCGCGCGGGAACCTAACGGGGTCAGGCCCCAGGGGGAGACATCCGAGCCCGTGAGCTTCGCGGACGTGGCCGTGTACTTCTCCCCGGAGGAGTGGGGGTATCTGCGGCCTGCGCAAAGGGCCCTGTACCGGGACGTGATGCGGGAGACCTATGGCCACCTGGGCGCGCTCG gCTTCCGAGGCACCAAGCCAGCCCTCATCTCCTGGGTGGAGGAAGAGGCACAACTGTGGGGTCCAGATGCCGGGCCTCCTGAGATGGGAGAGTGTGTTACAGAAGCAGACACAG GTTCCGGAAACCAGGCAGAAAAAGGacaaagaggagggagggaggcactgGGGAAGATTCCTTCTGTGGATGCTCAGCTTCCCGGGCTGACGGCTTTCAAACCCCTCTCTGCTGACTTTCCTTATGGTTGGCAGCAGCCACCGAAGGTACCTCGCCGGGGTCGCCCGCCACTCTCTGCCCACCCCCCTGTCCCCAGAGCCGACCGGCGGCATGGCTGCTACGTGTGCGGGAAGAGTTTCGCCTGGCGCTCCACCCTGGTGGAGCATCTCTACACccacacgggcgagaagccctTCGGCTGCCCGGACTGTGGCAAGGGCTTCAGCCAGGCGTCCTCTCTGAGCAAGCACCGGGCCATCCACCGTGGGGAACGGCCCCACCGCTGTCCGGACTGCGGCCGGGCCTTCACCCAGCGCTCGGCGCTCACCACCCACCTCCGGGTccacacgggcgagaagccctaCCGCTGCGCCGACTGCGGCCGCTGCTTCAGCCAGAGCTCCGCCCTCTACCAGCACCAGCGGGTCCACAGCGGGGAGacccccttcccctgcccagaCTGTGGCCGCGCCTTCGCCCATGCCTCAGACCTCCGGCGCCACGTGCGCACccacacgggcgagaagccctaCCCGTGCCCAGACTGCGGGCGCTGCTTCCGGCAGAGCTCGGAGATGGCCGCCCACCGGCGCACCCACAGCGGCGAGCGCCCCTACGCCTGTCCTCAGTGTGGCAGGTGCTTTGGCCAGAAGTCAGCCATGGCCAAGCACCAGTGGGTCCATCGTCCAGGGGCGGGGGTGCGCAGGGGCGGGGGTGCCGGTGGGCTGCCTGtgcccctggcctctgccccaggGGACCTGGACCCCCCCGTGGGCTTCCAGCATTACCCAGAGATATTCCAGGAGTGTGGGTGA
- the LOC102265004 gene encoding zinc finger protein 764 isoform X1: protein MAFTMAPPPALLPAREPNGVRPQGETSEPVSFADVAVYFSPEEWGYLRPAQRALYRDVMRETYGHLGALGFRGTKPALISWVEEEAQLWGPDAGPPEMGECVTEADTAGSGNQAEKGQRGGREALGKIPSVDAQLPGLTAFKPLSADFPYGWQQPPKVPRRGRPPLSAHPPVPRADRRHGCYVCGKSFAWRSTLVEHLYTHTGEKPFGCPDCGKGFSQASSLSKHRAIHRGERPHRCPDCGRAFTQRSALTTHLRVHTGEKPYRCADCGRCFSQSSALYQHQRVHSGETPFPCPDCGRAFAHASDLRRHVRTHTGEKPYPCPDCGRCFRQSSEMAAHRRTHSGERPYACPQCGRCFGQKSAMAKHQWVHRPGAGVRRGGGAGGLPVPLASAPGDLDPPVGFQHYPEIFQECG, encoded by the exons ATGGCATTTACGATGGCGCCGCCCCCGGCCCTGCTCCCCGCGCGGGAACCTAACGGGGTCAGGCCCCAGGGGGAGACATCCGAGCCCGTGAGCTTCGCGGACGTGGCCGTGTACTTCTCCCCGGAGGAGTGGGGGTATCTGCGGCCTGCGCAAAGGGCCCTGTACCGGGACGTGATGCGGGAGACCTATGGCCACCTGGGCGCGCTCG gCTTCCGAGGCACCAAGCCAGCCCTCATCTCCTGGGTGGAGGAAGAGGCACAACTGTGGGGTCCAGATGCCGGGCCTCCTGAGATGGGAGAGTGTGTTACAGAAGCAGACACAG CAGGTTCCGGAAACCAGGCAGAAAAAGGacaaagaggagggagggaggcactgGGGAAGATTCCTTCTGTGGATGCTCAGCTTCCCGGGCTGACGGCTTTCAAACCCCTCTCTGCTGACTTTCCTTATGGTTGGCAGCAGCCACCGAAGGTACCTCGCCGGGGTCGCCCGCCACTCTCTGCCCACCCCCCTGTCCCCAGAGCCGACCGGCGGCATGGCTGCTACGTGTGCGGGAAGAGTTTCGCCTGGCGCTCCACCCTGGTGGAGCATCTCTACACccacacgggcgagaagccctTCGGCTGCCCGGACTGTGGCAAGGGCTTCAGCCAGGCGTCCTCTCTGAGCAAGCACCGGGCCATCCACCGTGGGGAACGGCCCCACCGCTGTCCGGACTGCGGCCGGGCCTTCACCCAGCGCTCGGCGCTCACCACCCACCTCCGGGTccacacgggcgagaagccctaCCGCTGCGCCGACTGCGGCCGCTGCTTCAGCCAGAGCTCCGCCCTCTACCAGCACCAGCGGGTCCACAGCGGGGAGacccccttcccctgcccagaCTGTGGCCGCGCCTTCGCCCATGCCTCAGACCTCCGGCGCCACGTGCGCACccacacgggcgagaagccctaCCCGTGCCCAGACTGCGGGCGCTGCTTCCGGCAGAGCTCGGAGATGGCCGCCCACCGGCGCACCCACAGCGGCGAGCGCCCCTACGCCTGTCCTCAGTGTGGCAGGTGCTTTGGCCAGAAGTCAGCCATGGCCAAGCACCAGTGGGTCCATCGTCCAGGGGCGGGGGTGCGCAGGGGCGGGGGTGCCGGTGGGCTGCCTGtgcccctggcctctgccccaggGGACCTGGACCCCCCCGTGGGCTTCCAGCATTACCCAGAGATATTCCAGGAGTGTGGGTGA
- the LOC102265004 gene encoding zinc finger protein 764 isoform X4 yields MKSRSDVPVPAGREKRLLSFRGTKPALISWVEEEAQLWGPDAGPPEMGECVTEADTGSGNQAEKGQRGGREALGKIPSVDAQLPGLTAFKPLSADFPYGWQQPPKVPRRGRPPLSAHPPVPRADRRHGCYVCGKSFAWRSTLVEHLYTHTGEKPFGCPDCGKGFSQASSLSKHRAIHRGERPHRCPDCGRAFTQRSALTTHLRVHTGEKPYRCADCGRCFSQSSALYQHQRVHSGETPFPCPDCGRAFAHASDLRRHVRTHTGEKPYPCPDCGRCFRQSSEMAAHRRTHSGERPYACPQCGRCFGQKSAMAKHQWVHRPGAGVRRGGGAGGLPVPLASAPGDLDPPVGFQHYPEIFQECG; encoded by the exons gCTTCCGAGGCACCAAGCCAGCCCTCATCTCCTGGGTGGAGGAAGAGGCACAACTGTGGGGTCCAGATGCCGGGCCTCCTGAGATGGGAGAGTGTGTTACAGAAGCAGACACAG GTTCCGGAAACCAGGCAGAAAAAGGacaaagaggagggagggaggcactgGGGAAGATTCCTTCTGTGGATGCTCAGCTTCCCGGGCTGACGGCTTTCAAACCCCTCTCTGCTGACTTTCCTTATGGTTGGCAGCAGCCACCGAAGGTACCTCGCCGGGGTCGCCCGCCACTCTCTGCCCACCCCCCTGTCCCCAGAGCCGACCGGCGGCATGGCTGCTACGTGTGCGGGAAGAGTTTCGCCTGGCGCTCCACCCTGGTGGAGCATCTCTACACccacacgggcgagaagccctTCGGCTGCCCGGACTGTGGCAAGGGCTTCAGCCAGGCGTCCTCTCTGAGCAAGCACCGGGCCATCCACCGTGGGGAACGGCCCCACCGCTGTCCGGACTGCGGCCGGGCCTTCACCCAGCGCTCGGCGCTCACCACCCACCTCCGGGTccacacgggcgagaagccctaCCGCTGCGCCGACTGCGGCCGCTGCTTCAGCCAGAGCTCCGCCCTCTACCAGCACCAGCGGGTCCACAGCGGGGAGacccccttcccctgcccagaCTGTGGCCGCGCCTTCGCCCATGCCTCAGACCTCCGGCGCCACGTGCGCACccacacgggcgagaagccctaCCCGTGCCCAGACTGCGGGCGCTGCTTCCGGCAGAGCTCGGAGATGGCCGCCCACCGGCGCACCCACAGCGGCGAGCGCCCCTACGCCTGTCCTCAGTGTGGCAGGTGCTTTGGCCAGAAGTCAGCCATGGCCAAGCACCAGTGGGTCCATCGTCCAGGGGCGGGGGTGCGCAGGGGCGGGGGTGCCGGTGGGCTGCCTGtgcccctggcctctgccccaggGGACCTGGACCCCCCCGTGGGCTTCCAGCATTACCCAGAGATATTCCAGGAGTGTGGGTGA
- the LOC102265004 gene encoding zinc finger protein 764 isoform X3, with the protein MKSRSDVPVPAGREKRLLSFRGTKPALISWVEEEAQLWGPDAGPPEMGECVTEADTAGSGNQAEKGQRGGREALGKIPSVDAQLPGLTAFKPLSADFPYGWQQPPKVPRRGRPPLSAHPPVPRADRRHGCYVCGKSFAWRSTLVEHLYTHTGEKPFGCPDCGKGFSQASSLSKHRAIHRGERPHRCPDCGRAFTQRSALTTHLRVHTGEKPYRCADCGRCFSQSSALYQHQRVHSGETPFPCPDCGRAFAHASDLRRHVRTHTGEKPYPCPDCGRCFRQSSEMAAHRRTHSGERPYACPQCGRCFGQKSAMAKHQWVHRPGAGVRRGGGAGGLPVPLASAPGDLDPPVGFQHYPEIFQECG; encoded by the exons gCTTCCGAGGCACCAAGCCAGCCCTCATCTCCTGGGTGGAGGAAGAGGCACAACTGTGGGGTCCAGATGCCGGGCCTCCTGAGATGGGAGAGTGTGTTACAGAAGCAGACACAG CAGGTTCCGGAAACCAGGCAGAAAAAGGacaaagaggagggagggaggcactgGGGAAGATTCCTTCTGTGGATGCTCAGCTTCCCGGGCTGACGGCTTTCAAACCCCTCTCTGCTGACTTTCCTTATGGTTGGCAGCAGCCACCGAAGGTACCTCGCCGGGGTCGCCCGCCACTCTCTGCCCACCCCCCTGTCCCCAGAGCCGACCGGCGGCATGGCTGCTACGTGTGCGGGAAGAGTTTCGCCTGGCGCTCCACCCTGGTGGAGCATCTCTACACccacacgggcgagaagccctTCGGCTGCCCGGACTGTGGCAAGGGCTTCAGCCAGGCGTCCTCTCTGAGCAAGCACCGGGCCATCCACCGTGGGGAACGGCCCCACCGCTGTCCGGACTGCGGCCGGGCCTTCACCCAGCGCTCGGCGCTCACCACCCACCTCCGGGTccacacgggcgagaagccctaCCGCTGCGCCGACTGCGGCCGCTGCTTCAGCCAGAGCTCCGCCCTCTACCAGCACCAGCGGGTCCACAGCGGGGAGacccccttcccctgcccagaCTGTGGCCGCGCCTTCGCCCATGCCTCAGACCTCCGGCGCCACGTGCGCACccacacgggcgagaagccctaCCCGTGCCCAGACTGCGGGCGCTGCTTCCGGCAGAGCTCGGAGATGGCCGCCCACCGGCGCACCCACAGCGGCGAGCGCCCCTACGCCTGTCCTCAGTGTGGCAGGTGCTTTGGCCAGAAGTCAGCCATGGCCAAGCACCAGTGGGTCCATCGTCCAGGGGCGGGGGTGCGCAGGGGCGGGGGTGCCGGTGGGCTGCCTGtgcccctggcctctgccccaggGGACCTGGACCCCCCCGTGGGCTTCCAGCATTACCCAGAGATATTCCAGGAGTGTGGGTGA